In Mucilaginibacter celer, one DNA window encodes the following:
- a CDS encoding carboxymuconolactone decarboxylase family protein — MKTINVPTREQVSTESQELFDTLKKRMGKVPNLYATIGYSSHALKAFLDFEGSLNAGLFTAKEREAIALIVSEVNGCAYCLAGHTAAAILRGFTKAETLDIRRGYTADDRLNVIIALAKSITANKGKGDTADLENFYAAGFDEAALMELIGLVTVRIFTNYVFVNTEIPVDFPAAEPIN, encoded by the coding sequence ATGAAAACTATAAATGTCCCTACCCGCGAACAGGTAAGCACCGAATCGCAGGAATTATTTGATACTTTGAAAAAACGTATGGGTAAAGTACCTAACCTGTACGCCACTATAGGCTATTCATCACATGCCCTGAAAGCTTTCCTCGATTTTGAAGGCAGCTTAAATGCCGGTTTATTCACCGCTAAAGAGCGTGAGGCGATAGCGCTGATCGTATCGGAAGTTAACGGTTGTGCCTACTGTTTAGCCGGCCATACTGCGGCAGCTATATTGCGTGGCTTTACCAAAGCCGAAACGCTTGACATAAGGAGAGGCTATACTGCCGACGACAGGTTGAATGTAATCATCGCCTTAGCAAAATCCATCACCGCAAACAAAGGCAAAGGCGATACTGCCGATTTGGAAAACTTTTATGCAGCCGGTTTTGACGAGGCTGCCCTGATGGAATTGATTGGTTTGGTTACCGTGCGTATTTTTACCAACTATGTGTTTGTGAACACCGAAATCCCTGTTGATTTCCCTGCTGCCGAACCAATTAATTAA
- a CDS encoding DUF417 family protein, with amino-acid sequence MKTSIINTIAGIDQLGKKAIRFGIVVVFLWIGGLKFFTYEADGVVPFVANSPAMSFFYNHPAEYKKHQNKEGELIAANHQWNIENNTYGFSIGLGIMLVTLGILVALYKVVPIASMIASGLIFIMTLGTLSFLITTPEAWVPHLTDVNFGFPYLSGRGRLVIKDIVILGGAIITMSETAQLYLKRKSTNK; translated from the coding sequence ATGAAAACTTCAATCATAAATACCATAGCCGGCATTGATCAGCTTGGTAAAAAGGCAATTCGTTTCGGCATTGTAGTCGTATTTCTTTGGATAGGCGGTCTTAAGTTTTTCACTTATGAGGCCGATGGTGTGGTTCCTTTCGTAGCCAACAGTCCGGCAATGTCGTTCTTTTACAACCACCCTGCCGAATACAAAAAACATCAGAACAAAGAAGGCGAACTGATAGCCGCCAACCACCAGTGGAACATCGAAAATAACACCTACGGCTTTTCTATTGGTTTGGGTATTATGTTGGTAACGCTGGGCATTTTGGTAGCTCTTTATAAAGTAGTGCCAATAGCAAGTATGATAGCCAGCGGCCTTATTTTTATCATGACGCTGGGTACCCTCTCCTTCCTGATCACTACGCCCGAAGCGTGGGTGCCACATTTAACTGATGTAAACTTTGGCTTTCCCTACCTATCGGGCCGCGGCAGGTTGGTTATTAAAGATATCGTGATCCTTGGTGGCGCTATTATTACCATGAGCGAGACTGCCCAATTGTACCTTAAACGTAAATCAACCAATAAATAA